From a region of the Tenggerimyces flavus genome:
- a CDS encoding LLM class flavin-dependent oxidoreductase — protein sequence MRYGLTILPEFRWRDAEPRWRRAEELGFDHAWTFDHLAWRTLADGPWFGTVPTLTAAAIATQRIKLGTFVASPNFRHPVSFVRELLSLDDISRGRFVLGFGAGGIGVDATVLGNDVLPPGKRVARLGEFLELLDQLLTDDHVNYDGAFYQAVDARTLPGCVEEPRLPFVVAASGPRSMRLVAKYGQGWVTTGPRDGETNEDWWNGVKHQSDQLTDVLAEAGRDPATIDRYLALDSSGTLALSSVDHFENAVGRAEELGFTDVIVHEPRTTEPFKGDEKVLEQLTLRR from the coding sequence ATGCGCTATGGCTTGACGATCCTGCCCGAGTTCCGGTGGCGAGACGCCGAACCGAGGTGGCGGCGGGCGGAGGAGCTGGGGTTCGACCACGCTTGGACGTTCGACCACCTCGCCTGGCGGACGCTCGCCGACGGGCCTTGGTTCGGCACCGTTCCCACGCTCACCGCGGCCGCAATCGCCACGCAGCGCATCAAGCTGGGCACGTTCGTCGCCTCCCCGAACTTCCGCCACCCCGTCTCGTTCGTCCGAGAGCTCCTCTCCCTCGACGACATCTCCCGCGGCCGCTTCGTCCTCGGCTTCGGCGCCGGCGGCATCGGGGTGGACGCGACCGTGCTCGGGAACGACGTCCTCCCGCCCGGCAAGCGCGTCGCGCGGCTCGGCGAGTTTCTCGAGCTCCTCGACCAGCTCCTCACCGACGACCACGTCAACTATGACGGCGCCTTCTACCAGGCCGTCGACGCTCGCACGCTGCCCGGATGCGTCGAGGAGCCGCGCCTCCCGTTCGTCGTCGCCGCCAGTGGGCCGCGGTCGATGCGGCTGGTCGCCAAGTACGGGCAAGGCTGGGTGACCACCGGCCCGCGCGACGGCGAGACGAACGAGGACTGGTGGAACGGCGTCAAGCACCAGTCCGACCAGCTCACCGACGTCCTCGCCGAGGCCGGCCGCGACCCGGCAACCATCGACCGCTACCTCGCCCTCGACAGCTCCGGCACCCTCGCGCTCTCCAGCGTCGACCACTTCGAGAACGCCGTCGGCCGGGCCGAGGAGCTCGGGTTCACCGACGTCATCGTGCACGAGCCGCGGACCACCGAGCCGTTCAAGGGCGACGAGAAGGTCCTCGAACAGCTCACCCTCAGAAGGTAG
- a CDS encoding tartrate dehydrogenase, which produces MTRHRIAVIPGDGIGVEVTAEAIRVVDAVADVEWTSFDWSCQSYLDTGKMMPDDGLEQLRPFDAILLGAVGYPGVPDHISLWGLLIPIRRAFDQYVNVRPVKLLPGVQSPLRDRTAEDLQMIVVRENSEGEYSNVGGRQGLGDYEMALQTAVFTRHGVERVVRYAFELARQQNLPVCSATKSNGIVHTMPFWDEVFQDVAKEYEDVPSEQCLADALAARMVMAPQTLGVVVASNLFGDLLSDLSAAVAGGLGIAPAANLNPQRTAPSMFEAVHGSAPDIAGKGIANPVAQILTAAMMLDHLGETQAAVAIEQAIERALADPGARTPDLGGSATTRGSADAIIAAL; this is translated from the coding sequence ATGACACGTCACCGAATCGCGGTCATCCCAGGCGACGGCATCGGCGTCGAGGTCACCGCCGAAGCCATCCGCGTGGTCGACGCTGTGGCCGACGTCGAGTGGACCAGCTTCGACTGGAGCTGTCAAAGCTACCTTGACACCGGCAAGATGATGCCCGACGACGGCCTCGAGCAGCTCCGGCCGTTCGATGCCATCCTGCTCGGCGCCGTCGGATACCCGGGCGTGCCAGACCACATCTCCCTGTGGGGCCTGCTGATTCCGATCCGCAGAGCGTTCGACCAGTACGTCAACGTACGCCCCGTCAAGCTCCTCCCCGGCGTCCAGTCGCCGCTGCGCGACCGTACCGCTGAGGACCTCCAGATGATCGTCGTCCGCGAGAACTCCGAAGGCGAGTACTCCAACGTCGGCGGCCGCCAGGGTCTCGGCGACTACGAGATGGCCTTGCAGACAGCGGTGTTCACCCGCCACGGCGTCGAACGCGTCGTCCGGTACGCCTTCGAGCTCGCCAGGCAGCAGAACCTCCCCGTCTGCTCCGCTACCAAGTCCAACGGCATCGTCCACACGATGCCCTTCTGGGACGAGGTCTTCCAGGACGTCGCCAAAGAGTACGAGGACGTGCCAAGCGAGCAGTGCCTCGCCGACGCGCTGGCCGCGCGCATGGTGATGGCGCCGCAGACGCTCGGCGTCGTCGTCGCCTCCAACCTGTTCGGCGACCTGCTCAGTGATCTCTCCGCCGCGGTGGCGGGTGGCCTCGGCATCGCCCCCGCGGCCAACCTCAACCCGCAACGCACGGCCCCGTCGATGTTCGAAGCCGTTCACGGCTCCGCACCCGACATCGCCGGCAAGGGAATCGCCAACCCCGTAGCACAAATCCTCACCGCCGCGATGATGCTCGACCATCTCGGCGAGACCCAGGCCGCGGTGGCGATCGAGCAGGCCATCGAACGAGCACTCGCAGACCCAGGGGCAAGGACGCCCGATCTCGGAGGTTCCGCCACGACCAGAGGGAGCGCGGACGCGATCATCGCGGCCCTATAG
- a CDS encoding NAD-dependent succinate-semialdehyde dehydrogenase → MTPGEREGAVVGAVPKGLFIGGEWRDAEGGRELKVEDPATGEVLCAVADASPKDGQLALDAAAGRQAEWGQTPPRARSEILYNAFELLKQRQEDLALLMTLEMGKPLAEARGEILYAAEFLRWFAEEAVRIQGSYLPSPDGKSRFLVMKQPVGTTLLITPWNFPMAMGTRKIGPAIAAGCTMVAKPAPQTPLSMLALAAILDEAGLPKGVLNVIPTSDAGPVMEPLIKDRRTRKLSFTGSTAVGKILLTQSSEQVLKVSLELGGNAPFIVFDDADLDRAVEGAMLAKMRNVGEACTAANRFFVHADVADAFATRLAERMGALKIGRGTEDGVEIGPLVDAAAVAKVSTLVDDARQRGARTVLDGGPIDGKGHFYQPTVLADVPPDARMGTEEIFGPVAPITTFTDEDDVVARANSTDFGLISYVFSQDIDRALRVAERMESGLVGLNSGLISNPAAPFGGVKQSGLGREGGLIGIDEFVETKYVGIPVR, encoded by the coding sequence ATGACGCCAGGTGAGCGGGAGGGGGCTGTTGTTGGGGCTGTTCCCAAGGGCCTCTTCATCGGTGGGGAGTGGCGAGACGCTGAGGGTGGGCGGGAGCTGAAGGTCGAGGACCCTGCCACCGGTGAGGTTCTCTGCGCTGTCGCTGACGCCAGTCCCAAGGACGGCCAGCTGGCGCTGGACGCGGCGGCTGGGAGGCAGGCTGAGTGGGGGCAAACCCCGCCACGCGCGCGGTCGGAGATTCTCTACAACGCGTTCGAGCTGCTCAAGCAGCGCCAGGAAGACCTCGCTCTGCTCATGACCCTCGAGATGGGCAAGCCCCTCGCCGAGGCGAGGGGCGAGATTCTGTACGCAGCGGAGTTCTTGAGGTGGTTCGCCGAAGAGGCCGTCCGCATCCAGGGCAGCTACCTCCCCAGCCCGGACGGCAAGAGCCGCTTCCTCGTCATGAAGCAGCCCGTCGGCACCACCCTGCTCATCACGCCCTGGAACTTCCCGATGGCCATGGGCACCCGCAAGATCGGCCCCGCCATCGCCGCTGGGTGCACGATGGTCGCCAAGCCCGCCCCGCAGACCCCTCTCAGCATGCTCGCCCTCGCCGCCATTCTCGACGAGGCCGGCCTCCCCAAGGGCGTCCTGAACGTCATCCCCACCTCCGACGCCGGCCCCGTCATGGAACCCCTCATCAAGGACCGCCGCACTCGCAAGCTCTCCTTCACCGGCTCCACCGCTGTCGGCAAGATTCTGCTCACGCAAAGTTCCGAGCAAGTACTGAAAGTCTCGCTCGAGCTCGGCGGCAACGCCCCGTTCATAGTCTTCGACGACGCCGACCTCGACCGCGCCGTCGAGGGCGCGATGCTGGCCAAGATGCGCAACGTCGGCGAGGCTTGTACGGCGGCCAACCGCTTCTTCGTCCACGCCGACGTCGCCGACGCCTTCGCCACCAGGTTGGCCGAACGGATGGGTGCCCTCAAGATCGGCCGCGGCACCGAGGACGGCGTCGAGATCGGTCCGCTCGTCGACGCCGCCGCTGTCGCCAAAGTTTCAACCCTGGTTGACGATGCGCGCCAGCGCGGCGCGCGTACGGTACTCGACGGCGGACCGATCGACGGCAAGGGCCACTTCTACCAGCCCACCGTCCTCGCCGACGTCCCGCCGGACGCTCGCATGGGCACCGAGGAGATCTTCGGCCCCGTCGCCCCCATCACCACCTTCACCGACGAGGACGACGTCGTCGCCCGGGCCAACTCCACCGACTTCGGCCTGATCTCCTACGTCTTCAGCCAGGACATCGACCGTGCCCTCCGGGTCGCCGAACGGATGGAGAGCGGACTCGTCGGCCTCAACTCCGGCCTGATCTCCAACCCGGCAGCGCCATTCGGCGGCGTCAAGCAGTCCGGGCTCGGCCGCGAAGGCGGCCTGATCGGCATCGACGAGTTCGTCGAGACCAAGTACGTGGGGATTCCGGTTCGATGA
- a CDS encoding right-handed parallel beta-helix repeat-containing protein — MFASRSLLRWTVPLAMLAAATVTATPTAAVAETCVGVNVPVGGNIQAAIDARPAGTTYCLAAGLYRLTAPLRLKTGDTLWGAGPSPTSGTMLTGARVLTGWTASGANWYVAGALPAAYADGGKCEVLTTNLCQKREDVFRNSTQLLRVATLAELGPGKFFADYAANCVYVRDNPAAVTMQIGRTAQAIAVAGASNVVVRGLGVRYFASPSQVGAIELGQGWRVFSVETSYNHALGFRFLGNNASFTAGRTSYNGQLGGGVNGGRNFTIANVEVDHNNAQALYWVSDWESGGIKVTNGATGVVDQALVHDNFGIGLWADGQAGDPAVANSLRFTNSQILRNSADGVRFEISYNGKISGNTVNDNGCDLLGRRGPQNPAGLPDGAGIDVNSSISVTVSDNTVSRNHNAIGGQERRGRELHLQHLRVVNNTIDSTKCANGFGLALTGVVSDQKPDKPPYWGHAFDATGDNKFIGNDYKIPAADGGLNAPRYAWAGRYWDKWSTWIGADAQDAGGTAVVLP; from the coding sequence GTGTTCGCATCTCGATCACTGCTGCGCTGGACGGTTCCGCTCGCCATGCTGGCGGCGGCGACGGTCACCGCCACGCCGACGGCAGCTGTGGCTGAGACTTGCGTCGGCGTCAACGTTCCCGTCGGCGGCAACATCCAGGCCGCCATCGATGCCCGTCCCGCTGGCACCACGTACTGCCTCGCCGCCGGCCTCTATCGACTCACCGCCCCACTGAGGCTCAAGACCGGTGACACCCTCTGGGGCGCGGGTCCTTCCCCCACCAGCGGCACCATGCTCACCGGCGCCCGCGTGCTGACCGGCTGGACCGCGTCCGGCGCCAACTGGTACGTCGCCGGCGCCCTCCCCGCGGCCTACGCAGACGGCGGCAAGTGCGAGGTCCTCACGACCAACCTCTGCCAGAAGCGCGAGGACGTCTTCCGCAACAGCACCCAGCTGCTCCGGGTCGCCACGCTCGCCGAGCTCGGGCCGGGCAAGTTCTTCGCCGACTACGCGGCCAACTGCGTCTACGTTCGCGACAACCCCGCCGCGGTCACCATGCAGATCGGCCGCACCGCGCAGGCGATCGCCGTCGCGGGGGCGAGCAACGTGGTCGTCCGCGGCCTCGGCGTACGGTACTTCGCCTCGCCCAGCCAGGTCGGCGCCATCGAGCTCGGCCAAGGGTGGCGGGTGTTCAGCGTCGAGACCAGCTACAACCACGCGCTGGGGTTCAGGTTCCTCGGCAACAACGCGTCGTTCACCGCGGGACGTACCTCGTACAACGGCCAGCTCGGCGGCGGCGTGAACGGTGGCCGCAACTTCACGATCGCGAACGTCGAGGTCGACCACAACAACGCGCAGGCGCTGTACTGGGTGAGCGACTGGGAGTCCGGCGGCATCAAGGTCACGAACGGCGCGACCGGCGTGGTCGACCAGGCCCTCGTTCACGACAACTTCGGCATCGGCCTGTGGGCCGACGGCCAGGCCGGCGACCCCGCGGTGGCGAACTCGTTGCGGTTCACGAACTCGCAGATCCTCCGCAACTCCGCCGACGGCGTGCGCTTCGAGATCAGCTACAACGGCAAGATCTCCGGCAACACCGTGAACGACAACGGCTGCGACCTGCTCGGCCGGCGCGGGCCGCAGAACCCGGCCGGCCTCCCCGACGGCGCCGGCATCGACGTGAACTCGTCCATCAGCGTGACAGTGTCCGACAACACCGTGAGCCGCAACCACAACGCGATCGGCGGGCAGGAACGGCGGGGTCGCGAGCTCCACCTGCAGCACCTCCGGGTCGTGAACAACACGATCGACAGCACCAAGTGCGCGAACGGGTTCGGCCTCGCGCTCACCGGTGTGGTGAGCGATCAGAAGCCGGACAAGCCGCCGTACTGGGGCCACGCGTTCGACGCGACGGGCGACAACAAGTTCATCGGGAACGACTACAAGATCCCCGCGGCCGATGGCGGGCTCAATGCTCCGCGGTACGCGTGGGCTGGCCGGTACTGGGACAAGTGGTCCACCTGGATCGGCGCCGACGCCCAGGACGCCGGCGGAACGGCTGTCGTCCTCCCCTGA